One region of Cucurbita pepo subsp. pepo cultivar mu-cu-16 chromosome LG03, ASM280686v2, whole genome shotgun sequence genomic DNA includes:
- the LOC111791460 gene encoding probable O-methyltransferase 3: MGEKNTDELIEAQAHIWNHTFKYINSMSLKCVIELGVPDIIHNHGQPMTLSELVEALHIQPSKAHCLGVLMRLLHHSGFFSQTQHQNHQHQEVVKYGLTPSSRFLLSPNMTTSTTTTLQALPFVFLALHQAMMAPWETMSSWLRTADGSAFETVHGKSIWNYIADEPDLRNLFHQSVAYDSHLIGRIVTRPECRDVFEGVKSLVDVAGDRGIIANAIAEAFPHITCTVLDLPQQTTKGLNLAIQIPPTDAVLLKSVLHQCNDEESIQILKKCKDAISKGKGGKVIIIEAVLERQMEDEESTETELCGNALMMATFNNTKRNEREWKDLFMAAGFSNYKITTFLGLRSLIEVFP, translated from the exons ATGGGAGAGAAGAACACAGATGAGTTGATTGAAGCTCAAGCCCATATTTGGAACCATACATTCAAATACATCAATTCCATGTCTTTGAAGTGTGTTATTGAATTGGGCGTACCAGATATCATCCATAACCATGGCCAACCCATGACCCTATCAGAATTAGTGGAAGCGCTCCATATTCAACCCTCCAAAGCCCATTGCCTTGGCGTTCTTATGCGCCTCCTCCATCATTCTGGCTTCTTTTCTCAAACTCAACACCAGAATCATCAGCATCAAGAAGTAGTGAAGTATGGTCTTACACCCTCCTCTCGATTTCTCCTCAGCCCCAATATGACGACTTCAACGACGACGACATTACAAGCCTTACCCTTCGTGTTTCTAGCCCTCCATCAAGCCATGATGGCTCCATGGGAAACCATGAGCAGCTGGCTGCGCACTGCAGATGGGTCTGCCTTTGAAACGGTGCATGGGAAGTCAATATGGAATTACATTGCTGATGAGCCTGATCTTAGAAATTTGTTCCATCAATCCGTGGCTTATGATTCTCACCTGATTGGGAGGATCGTGACGAGGCCGGAGTGCCGAGACGTGTTCGAGGGGGTGAAGTCACTGGTCGATGTTGCCGGCGATCGAGGCATTATAGCCAATGCCATAGCGGAAGCATTCCCACACATCACTTGCACTGTGTTGGATCTCCCGCAACAAACCACAAAAGGGTTGAACTTAGCAATACAAATTCCACCAACAGATGCAGTCTTACTCAAG TCAGTTCTACACCAATGCAACGATGAAGAAAGCATACAAATACTGAAGAAATGTAAAGATGCAATTAGTAAGGGCAAAGGTGGGAAAGTGATTATCATAGAGGCAGTGCTGGAAAGGCAGATGGAAGATGAGGAGTCAACTGAAACTGAGCTTTGTGGTAATGCGTTGATGATGGCCACTTTCAACAATACAAAGAGAAATGAGAGAGAATGGAAGGATCTGTTCATGGCAGCTGGTTTTAGTAACTATAAGATAACTACCTTCTTGGGTTTAAGGTCTCTTATTGAGGTCTTCCCTTGA